The following proteins are co-located in the Terriglobales bacterium genome:
- the pyrF gene encoding orotidine-5'-phosphate decarboxylase, with the protein MASPKDRLIVALDVPTAVEAQEIIYELADSVAFYKVGLQLFTAEGPRIVSELVNSGRKVFLDLKLHDIPNTVAGAVKAASELGVHMLTVHAAGGSRMLKEAVEAARNEPTAPMVLAVTVLTSFSQSDLEESGVKTEISHQVRHLAALAKAAGCDGVVTSPHEAQALRSALGGEMAIVTPGIRPAGADAEDQSRISTPAAAIRAGASHLVVGRPIIAAKNRLHAAKAIIGEIATSLPESEMEMAGKKPA; encoded by the coding sequence GTGGCATCGCCGAAAGACCGCCTAATCGTAGCCTTGGATGTGCCCACCGCCGTCGAGGCCCAGGAAATCATTTACGAGTTGGCCGATTCGGTCGCGTTTTACAAAGTCGGCCTTCAGTTGTTCACGGCGGAGGGTCCCAGGATTGTCTCGGAGCTTGTGAATTCTGGCCGGAAGGTCTTCCTCGACCTCAAACTGCACGACATCCCGAACACGGTTGCCGGGGCTGTGAAGGCTGCCTCTGAACTTGGAGTTCACATGCTCACGGTTCATGCGGCTGGCGGAAGCAGAATGCTGAAAGAGGCGGTGGAAGCTGCCAGGAATGAGCCAACAGCCCCGATGGTTTTAGCTGTGACCGTGCTGACCAGCTTCTCCCAGTCCGACCTTGAGGAATCCGGCGTGAAAACGGAGATAAGCCATCAAGTTCGACATTTGGCGGCCTTGGCCAAAGCTGCCGGCTGCGACGGTGTTGTTACCTCTCCGCACGAAGCGCAGGCATTGCGTTCAGCACTAGGTGGCGAAATGGCAATCGTAACTCCTGGAATCCGCCCAGCAGGAGCTGACGCTGAGGACCAATCGCGGATATCTACCCCAGCGGCCGCAATTCGTGCTGGAGCTTCGCACCTGGTGGTCGGTCGGCCGATCATCGCAGCCAAAAATCGATTGCATGCTGCAAAGGCGATTATCGGCGAAATCGCAACCTCTTTGCCGGAGTCAGAAATGGAAATGGCCGGCAAAAAGCCGGCCTGA
- a CDS encoding oxidoreductase, which produces MAQVWLVTGSSRGLGRAIVEAGLLAGNKVLATARDIESLRELSERYGDQVKLFELDVTDESSAAGAVKTAIDAFGSLDVVINNAGYGNLSSVEDTPMSDFRAQIETNLFGTIIVTKAALPYFRERKAGHFVQFSSMGGRIGPPGRGPYSAAKWGVEGFSEVLSREVAPLGIKVTIVEPGGFRTDFAGSSTKLSEGHPEYDSTVGATARFQRAYNGKQPGDPKKAAQAIVRLTQEQKPPLRLLLGSDAYNGAEKNDLARLEEARAWKELSLSTDF; this is translated from the coding sequence ATGGCGCAAGTATGGTTAGTCACAGGTAGCTCTCGCGGTCTGGGTCGCGCCATTGTCGAAGCGGGCCTTTTGGCGGGCAATAAGGTGTTGGCGACAGCTCGCGACATTGAGTCACTGCGTGAGCTATCGGAGCGCTACGGTGACCAGGTGAAGCTCTTCGAGCTGGACGTGACCGACGAGTCGTCGGCTGCCGGTGCGGTGAAGACGGCAATCGATGCGTTTGGCTCGCTGGACGTTGTTATCAACAATGCAGGATATGGCAATCTCTCGTCCGTCGAAGATACGCCGATGTCGGATTTCCGCGCACAGATAGAAACCAATCTCTTCGGGACAATCATCGTGACGAAGGCAGCTCTCCCATACTTTCGCGAAAGGAAGGCGGGCCATTTCGTTCAGTTTTCCTCGATGGGCGGAAGGATCGGACCCCCAGGGCGCGGGCCTTATTCGGCGGCGAAATGGGGAGTAGAAGGTTTCTCCGAAGTTTTGTCGCGCGAAGTGGCACCGCTTGGCATCAAGGTCACGATCGTCGAGCCGGGTGGCTTCCGCACGGACTTTGCCGGCAGTTCGACCAAGCTGAGCGAAGGGCATCCCGAATACGACTCGACTGTTGGAGCAACGGCCAGGTTTCAGCGCGCCTATAACGGTAAGCAGCCCGGAGACCCGAAGAAGGCGGCTCAAGCGATCGTTCGGCTGACGCAGGAACAGAAACCTCCGTTGCGGCTGTTGCTCGGCAGCGATGCGTATAACGGGGCGGAGAAGAACGACCTTGCACGATTAGAAGAAGCGAGAGCCTGGAAAGAACTCAGCCTGTCCACCGATTTCTAG
- a CDS encoding site-specific integrase: MELVEIRNVSKRRRQPRVLTSDEFWKLLSFIEEPYRTMVLTAQCLGLRVSEVMALQWSDFDFDSLIIRVQRGIVHGHVDNVKTEYSADDLPLDPDFAAVLLRWKTRCFVTPEQWVFPNPNTRRPYWQETVAAQRIKPAAEKAGLGGNIGWHTFRHTYRTWLDAAGAPMSIQRELMRHASIQTTMNVYGRATMSDAKRQANSNVVQMVLKPALAAVQ, from the coding sequence ATGGAACTGGTCGAAATCCGTAATGTCAGCAAGAGGAGAAGACAGCCGCGAGTGCTGACATCCGACGAGTTTTGGAAACTCCTCAGTTTTATCGAGGAGCCGTATCGGACGATGGTGCTAACTGCTCAATGCCTTGGACTCCGAGTTTCGGAGGTGATGGCACTTCAATGGAGTGACTTCGACTTCGATAGCTTGATCATTCGAGTGCAACGAGGAATCGTGCACGGCCATGTCGACAATGTGAAGACGGAATATTCGGCAGACGACTTACCTCTAGATCCTGATTTTGCAGCGGTATTGTTGCGCTGGAAGACACGCTGCTTCGTTACTCCGGAGCAGTGGGTTTTCCCGAATCCGAACACGCGCCGGCCCTACTGGCAGGAGACCGTGGCGGCACAGCGCATCAAACCGGCAGCAGAGAAGGCAGGTCTCGGCGGAAACATCGGCTGGCACACATTCCGGCACACGTATCGAACCTGGCTTGACGCGGCAGGAGCGCCTATGTCGATTCAACGCGAGCTCATGCGGCACGCGTCGATTCAGACGACCATGAACGTGTACGGGCGAGCGACGATGTCAGACGCAAAGCGGCAGGCGAACAGCAACGTCGTGCAGATGGTGCTCAAGCCCGCATTAGCTGCGGTGCAATAG
- a CDS encoding M28 family peptidase yields the protein MRLLAFCLMFILGSVLLSCKNAKSDTSPPASGAAQNETQADPRSTEIGLSQPQIDAAMNQALKIDPQRCWGYIKQFVAIGSRPLGSAGHKRAEDFIHAHLKGDQVEDDAFSQSTPQGSFPVRNIIAKYPGKKPGIVVFASHYETNIWLPKTYVGANDGGSSTGLLLEFASLFREKVKNGPMDGHTVWLVFTDGEEAMQRDWSSDSLYGSKHLAEKWQQDGTSKQIKALLLADMIGDADLNIDQDANSSVRLQMIAFAAASHYGYQSHFYGRQTAIEDDHLPFRNVGIPVMDFIDLDYGYNNSFHHTPEDTLDKLSPKSLEISGNAMLGTLALLNAGAK from the coding sequence ATGAGATTGCTTGCATTTTGCCTGATGTTCATTTTGGGAAGCGTTTTGCTGTCCTGCAAGAACGCTAAGAGCGACACGTCGCCTCCGGCGTCCGGAGCTGCCCAGAACGAAACGCAGGCCGATCCGCGCTCCACCGAAATCGGTCTCTCGCAACCGCAGATCGATGCTGCGATGAATCAGGCGCTCAAGATCGATCCTCAGCGTTGTTGGGGATATATAAAGCAGTTTGTCGCAATCGGCTCGCGGCCTCTGGGCAGTGCTGGCCACAAGAGGGCCGAGGATTTCATTCACGCGCACCTGAAAGGCGATCAGGTCGAAGATGACGCCTTCAGCCAGAGCACTCCTCAGGGAAGTTTTCCGGTTCGGAACATCATCGCCAAATATCCAGGCAAGAAACCAGGCATCGTCGTCTTTGCCTCGCACTACGAAACTAATATCTGGCTGCCGAAGACTTACGTTGGCGCGAATGATGGAGGATCCTCCACCGGCTTGCTGCTCGAATTTGCCAGCTTGTTTCGCGAGAAGGTGAAGAATGGGCCGATGGATGGCCACACCGTCTGGCTCGTGTTTACCGATGGCGAGGAGGCGATGCAGCGCGATTGGTCGAGCGACAGCCTCTACGGCAGCAAGCACCTTGCCGAAAAGTGGCAACAGGACGGAACCAGCAAGCAGATCAAAGCTCTGCTTCTGGCAGACATGATCGGGGATGCCGACCTGAACATCGATCAGGATGCGAACTCGTCAGTACGCTTGCAAATGATTGCCTTTGCGGCAGCCAGCCATTACGGATATCAGTCGCACTTCTACGGGCGTCAAACCGCGATCGAAGACGATCACCTCCCGTTCCGAAACGTCGGGATTCCCGTAATGGACTTCATCGACCTTGATTATGGTTACAACAACTCTTTTCATCACACGCCTGAAGATACGCTTGACAAATTGAGTCCCAAGAGCCTGGAAATTTCGGGAAACGCGATGCTGGGGACGCTCGCATTGCTGAATGCTGGGGCAAAGTAG
- a CDS encoding septal ring lytic transglycosylase RlpA family protein translates to MKRIHKFVLNAVALGALVSGSMAASAPTGGDHPVIVQSALRATQKPAVTKSSKPLAIGKASWYGKYFDGKPTASGEPYDMYELTAAHRTLPLGSWVKVTNLRNRRWVLVRINDRGPVPLERIIDLSYSAARILRMSGQGIAKVRLDLVRAPEQTSDMAMLTPPR, encoded by the coding sequence TTGAAACGCATACACAAATTCGTGTTGAACGCTGTCGCTCTTGGGGCATTGGTCTCAGGATCTATGGCTGCGTCGGCACCGACAGGTGGCGACCATCCGGTCATTGTCCAGTCGGCACTGCGCGCTACGCAAAAGCCAGCCGTCACGAAATCCTCGAAGCCGCTCGCCATCGGTAAGGCCTCCTGGTACGGGAAATACTTCGACGGCAAGCCGACCGCCAGCGGAGAGCCCTACGACATGTACGAGCTTACCGCCGCACATCGTACCTTGCCATTAGGAAGCTGGGTGAAGGTGACGAATCTTCGCAACCGTCGGTGGGTTCTGGTCCGGATCAACGACCGCGGCCCGGTGCCTCTCGAACGGATCATCGACCTTTCCTACAGCGCCGCCCGCATACTTAGGATGAGCGGGCAGGGCATCGCCAAAGTTCGTCTGGACCTGGTGAGAGCGCCCGAACAGACCTCCGACATGGCCATGCTCACCCCGCCCCGCTAG
- a CDS encoding serine hydrolase domain-containing protein, translated as MMKTLLVLLSLTIANAAFAAADDPAQKVNQVFAAFGKPGSPGCVVGVIRNGSFIYRKAFGCASLELGVPLTPESVFYMGSVSKQFTAASVVLASEQGYLSLDDDVHKYLPELPDYGHPVTLRQMLHHTSGFRDFFDLIALSGRKAAELDSAADLLKLIAQQKGLNNVPGEEWIYSNSNYFLLGQVVGRATKKSLAQFAAENIFRPLGMKHTLFYDDNTQIVPNRVAAYDGGKNGDFLVDWSTSYNIVGGGGLMSNIDDFLFWDRNFDANKLGKGTLIEQLGSPGALNNGNRINYALGLGLGKYRGLPTVEHSGANFGYRTEYLRFPKQRFSVIVLCNLSSSDPEALAHSVADLYLERDFTSDPTPHPKSALPGPENFAGTYLDPRTKTIYNFSANDGKLMGWGAVLERIDANKFYDLQGDVISFESKSGTMHASLPIPGELYFSGDRVVPMQLSASELNRFVGNFHSEELGVTYALSVDNGRLILNMNNLRVPLNAASEREFYGRSIVLVFAKNGLEKEREPDSGHRAFDFKLFTQSARGIIFSRFVESSH; from the coding sequence ATGATGAAGACGTTGCTGGTTCTCCTAAGCCTTACCATCGCCAACGCAGCATTCGCCGCCGCTGATGATCCTGCACAGAAAGTCAACCAAGTTTTCGCTGCGTTCGGCAAGCCTGGTTCTCCCGGGTGCGTTGTCGGAGTAATCCGGAATGGCAGCTTTATATATAGAAAGGCGTTCGGTTGCGCGAGTCTTGAACTCGGCGTCCCCCTCACACCCGAATCGGTCTTCTATATGGGTTCGGTATCGAAACAATTCACGGCCGCCAGCGTTGTGCTTGCCTCCGAGCAAGGCTATCTTTCCCTCGACGATGACGTCCATAAGTATCTTCCCGAGCTTCCTGATTATGGACATCCCGTCACGCTCCGCCAGATGCTGCATCACACCAGCGGATTCCGCGACTTTTTTGATCTCATCGCGCTCTCCGGCCGGAAAGCGGCCGAGCTCGATTCCGCCGCCGATCTTCTCAAGCTCATTGCACAGCAAAAAGGATTGAATAACGTTCCTGGCGAGGAATGGATCTATAGCAACTCAAATTACTTCCTGCTCGGCCAAGTGGTCGGCCGCGCCACGAAGAAATCACTGGCTCAGTTCGCCGCGGAAAACATCTTCCGGCCGCTGGGAATGAAGCACACGCTCTTCTACGATGACAACACGCAGATCGTCCCGAATCGAGTCGCCGCTTACGATGGGGGCAAGAACGGCGATTTTCTGGTCGATTGGTCCACGTCCTACAACATCGTGGGCGGCGGCGGACTCATGAGCAACATCGACGATTTTCTCTTTTGGGACCGAAACTTCGATGCCAACAAACTCGGCAAAGGCACCTTGATCGAGCAACTAGGAAGCCCTGGTGCCTTAAACAACGGCAATCGGATCAACTATGCTCTGGGCCTCGGGCTTGGCAAATATCGCGGCCTGCCCACTGTGGAACACAGCGGCGCCAATTTCGGATATCGCACCGAATACTTGCGCTTTCCTAAGCAAAGATTCAGCGTGATTGTGCTTTGCAATCTCTCCAGCTCAGATCCCGAAGCCCTCGCTCACTCAGTCGCAGATCTATACCTGGAGCGAGATTTCACTTCAGATCCAACCCCCCACCCCAAATCGGCACTCCCAGGACCCGAGAACTTCGCCGGCACCTACCTCGATCCGCGCACAAAGACGATCTACAACTTCAGCGCCAATGATGGAAAGCTGATGGGTTGGGGGGCGGTCCTCGAGCGCATCGATGCCAACAAGTTTTACGACCTCCAGGGAGATGTCATCAGCTTCGAGAGCAAAAGCGGCACGATGCACGCTTCGCTTCCGATTCCGGGCGAACTCTATTTCTCTGGCGACAGGGTTGTGCCGATGCAGCTAAGCGCCTCCGAACTAAACAGATTCGTTGGGAACTTCCATTCCGAGGAACTTGGCGTTACGTACGCGCTGTCGGTCGACAACGGACGTTTAATCCTCAACATGAACAATCTGCGAGTACCGCTCAATGCCGCTTCGGAAAGGGAGTTTTACGGCAGAAGCATCGTTCTGGTTTTTGCGAAGAACGGTCTCGAGAAAGAGAGGGAGCCGGACAGCGGCCATCGCGCCTTCGATTTCAAGCTGTTCACGCAATCGGCCCGTGGGATTATCTTCAGCAGGTTCGTTGAATCATCGCATTAA
- a CDS encoding DoxX family protein encodes MEKSATRPMTNFASHALTSRRQTIAYWVTTALVVFELALGGVWDVLRVPQARGLIERLGYPPYFLMILGIWKLLGAVALVVPKFPRLKEWAYAGVIFDLTGAVASLFAAGLMGVRTMAFPIFMIGVAVASWVLRPPSRRLAFR; translated from the coding sequence ATGGAAAAAAGTGCCACCCGTCCCATGACTAACTTCGCCAGTCACGCTCTCACTTCGCGCCGTCAGACCATTGCTTACTGGGTGACCACTGCTCTGGTCGTCTTCGAACTGGCCTTGGGAGGCGTATGGGATGTGCTGCGAGTTCCGCAGGCTCGCGGGCTCATCGAGCGTCTGGGCTATCCTCCTTATTTCCTGATGATCCTGGGGATCTGGAAACTGCTCGGCGCGGTTGCGTTGGTTGTTCCCAAGTTCCCCCGACTCAAAGAGTGGGCTTACGCCGGAGTGATCTTCGACTTGACGGGTGCGGTGGCATCGTTATTCGCCGCAGGGTTGATGGGTGTGCGTACCATGGCCTTCCCGATCTTCATGATCGGTGTTGCAGTTGCGTCCTGGGTGCTCCGCCCGCCATCCCGACGTCTCGCTTTCCGCTGA
- the thiD gene encoding bifunctional hydroxymethylpyrimidine kinase/phosphomethylpyrimidine kinase encodes MPQASPKLILVIAGFDPSSGAGITADLKTIAAHGLYGVSCITALTVQTTQGVFRSEALRPKLVRETLESLIEDTPPAAIKIGMLGSGAVAAEVAEFLRVNPLPNVVLDPVLRSSSGAELLDQAGVRILRDELLGMVDVVTPNLQEASVLTGSRVVDEAGMELASRELGKLGAKNIAIKGGHLAQPADLLAVGSSGEPVLYWFRHEKVDTKNTHGTGCAYSTAIACNLAIGESLKEAVLHARNYVASALREAYDIGKGAGPINHLFARQKE; translated from the coding sequence ATGCCACAAGCCTCTCCCAAGCTGATTCTCGTCATAGCGGGCTTTGACCCTTCGTCAGGCGCCGGGATTACCGCCGACCTCAAGACCATTGCGGCTCATGGTTTGTACGGGGTGTCGTGCATCACGGCTCTGACTGTTCAAACGACGCAGGGGGTATTTCGATCTGAAGCCCTGCGGCCGAAGCTCGTCCGGGAGACTTTGGAAAGCCTCATTGAGGACACGCCGCCCGCTGCCATCAAGATTGGAATGCTCGGCTCGGGGGCAGTTGCGGCAGAAGTTGCCGAGTTCCTGAGGGTGAATCCTCTGCCCAATGTCGTCTTAGATCCGGTGTTGCGATCGTCTTCGGGAGCCGAGTTGCTTGACCAAGCCGGAGTGCGAATCCTGCGCGACGAGCTCCTGGGAATGGTGGATGTCGTCACCCCCAATCTTCAGGAAGCCTCCGTTTTAACGGGATCGCGCGTCGTGGACGAGGCAGGTATGGAGCTGGCCTCTCGGGAGCTAGGGAAGTTGGGTGCCAAGAACATCGCTATAAAGGGCGGGCATTTGGCCCAGCCTGCCGACTTGTTGGCCGTAGGTTCCTCCGGAGAGCCGGTGTTGTACTGGTTTCGGCACGAGAAGGTTGACACGAAAAATACTCACGGAACCGGCTGTGCCTACTCTACTGCGATCGCATGCAATCTCGCGATCGGTGAATCCTTGAAAGAGGCGGTGTTACACGCGAGGAATTACGTCGCCTCAGCTTTGCGGGAAGCCTATGACATTGGGAAGGGAGCCGGCCCGATTAATCACTTGTTCGCGAGGCAAAAAGAGTAG
- a CDS encoding nucleoside deaminase, translating into MQSSDLHQRLLREALHEARLGLSEGGLPIGSVLANGTGSVIARGHNLRVQSGDPTAHAEVVCIRNAGRRRDWPQLTLVSTLSPCVMCTGTSLLFRIPTVIIGENRNFLGAEHLFTQAGVAIKVLDDSECVEMMRSFIARHPDLWNEDIGVP; encoded by the coding sequence ATGCAGAGTAGCGATCTTCATCAACGCCTGCTGCGGGAGGCACTTCACGAAGCCAGGCTCGGCCTAAGTGAAGGCGGATTGCCCATCGGTTCGGTCCTTGCCAATGGCACTGGAAGCGTGATCGCGCGCGGCCACAATCTGCGCGTTCAGAGTGGCGATCCCACCGCACACGCGGAAGTCGTCTGTATCCGCAATGCAGGACGGCGGCGAGATTGGCCTCAACTCACTCTGGTCAGCACGCTCAGCCCATGCGTTATGTGTACAGGAACATCGCTGCTGTTCCGCATCCCGACGGTCATCATCGGCGAAAATCGCAATTTTCTTGGGGCTGAACACCTGTTTACGCAGGCCGGAGTCGCAATCAAGGTGCTTGACGACTCGGAATGTGTCGAGATGATGCGCAGCTTCATCGCACGACATCCTGATCTTTGGAACGAGGATATTGGCGTTCCGTAG
- a CDS encoding TetR/AcrR family transcriptional regulator: MKTKRQTRTPGRPRGFDADRALDLALQVFWRKGYEGASLSDLTRAMRINRPSLYAAFGDKEHLFRRALDRYAEGPASYACEALKEPTARAAVERLLYSGADAMSDPRYPRGCLFIQGALACGDEAVSVKRELSSRREAGEQALCERLERAKSEGDLPPDSDPVALARYVITTAQGMSVQAASGATRAELRRVVDIALRAWPTEK; encoded by the coding sequence ATGAAGACAAAGCGACAGACCAGGACGCCGGGAAGACCGCGCGGTTTCGACGCGGATCGCGCATTGGACCTGGCCCTCCAGGTCTTCTGGCGTAAAGGTTATGAGGGAGCTTCTCTATCGGATCTGACCAGAGCGATGCGAATCAATCGCCCTAGCCTTTACGCTGCATTCGGCGACAAAGAGCATCTTTTCCGCCGCGCCCTGGATCGCTACGCGGAAGGTCCGGCCTCGTACGCTTGCGAGGCGTTGAAGGAGCCGACCGCGCGCGCTGCAGTTGAACGACTCTTGTACAGCGGCGCAGATGCGATGAGTGATCCTCGCTACCCCCGAGGATGCCTGTTTATTCAAGGGGCGCTCGCGTGCGGAGACGAAGCTGTTAGCGTAAAACGAGAGCTCAGTTCAAGGCGAGAAGCCGGAGAGCAGGCCTTATGTGAACGCCTCGAACGCGCAAAATCCGAAGGCGATTTGCCTCCGGATTCGGACCCGGTAGCACTCGCGCGTTATGTGATAACCACCGCTCAAGGAATGTCTGTTCAAGCAGCAAGCGGCGCCACCCGCGCCGAGCTACGACGAGTTGTCGATATCGCCCTGCGAGCCTGGCCCACAGAGAAGTAG
- a CDS encoding nuclear transport factor 2 family protein gives MNDPQTAETKHRILRQAQDDQTQDSGVRDQEIRAALDQHWAASDANDFETEHRIYREDAVLEYPQSGERTRGRWNIQNQRASQPSKKRFAVRRIIGSGDLWITEFILTYDDKPSYTVSIMEFRDSKVARETQYFADPFVAPASRAQWVERMDT, from the coding sequence ATGAACGATCCACAAACAGCCGAAACAAAACACAGGATCCTTCGGCAAGCTCAGGACGACCAAACGCAGGATTCAGGAGTGCGGGATCAAGAGATCCGCGCGGCATTGGATCAGCATTGGGCAGCGTCCGATGCCAACGATTTTGAAACGGAGCACCGCATCTATCGCGAGGACGCGGTGCTGGAATACCCGCAGTCAGGCGAGCGAACCCGCGGTCGATGGAACATACAGAACCAACGCGCCAGTCAGCCAAGCAAAAAGCGGTTTGCTGTCCGACGAATCATTGGCAGCGGTGATCTCTGGATCACCGAATTCATTCTGACCTATGACGACAAGCCCTCTTACACCGTGAGCATCATGGAGTTCAGGGACAGCAAGGTTGCGCGGGAAACGCAGTACTTTGCGGATCCATTCGTGGCTCCCGCATCGCGCGCTCAATGGGTCGAACGGATGGACACGTAA
- a CDS encoding glucose 1-dehydrogenase has translation MAGKLAGKVAVVTGASKGIGASIAKYFAAEGASVVVNYASSKEGADRVVKEVTSKGGKAVAVQADVSKEKDIQRLFVETKKAYGRLDILVNNAGVYEFSPLEAVTVDHFRKQFDLNVLGLVLTSKEAAKYFEPEGGSIINISSVVSSFAPPNTAVYTGTKGAVDAVTRSLANELGPRKIRVNAINPGMVVTEGIISAGANEGDFRKQIEALTPLGRIGQVEDIAPAAVFFASKDASWITGETLVIAGGLR, from the coding sequence ATGGCAGGAAAGCTTGCAGGCAAGGTTGCAGTCGTAACAGGGGCGTCCAAGGGAATCGGCGCTTCCATCGCAAAATATTTCGCGGCCGAGGGTGCGTCGGTCGTTGTTAACTACGCGTCGAGCAAAGAGGGCGCTGATCGTGTGGTAAAGGAGGTCACGAGCAAAGGCGGGAAGGCCGTTGCAGTGCAGGCAGATGTCTCCAAGGAGAAAGATATTCAGCGACTTTTTGTGGAAACAAAGAAGGCATATGGACGGCTGGATATTCTCGTAAACAACGCTGGAGTCTATGAGTTCTCTCCACTCGAGGCCGTGACTGTGGATCATTTCCGCAAGCAGTTCGATCTGAACGTGCTCGGCCTGGTCCTGACTTCGAAAGAAGCGGCGAAGTACTTTGAGCCGGAGGGCGGCAGCATCATCAACATCAGTTCTGTGGTCAGTTCGTTTGCTCCACCGAATACTGCGGTCTACACAGGCACGAAGGGAGCAGTGGACGCTGTTACCCGAAGCTTGGCGAATGAATTGGGGCCGCGCAAGATCCGTGTGAACGCGATCAATCCCGGTATGGTTGTAACCGAGGGCATCATCTCCGCTGGTGCTAATGAAGGCGATTTCCGCAAGCAGATTGAAGCACTAACTCCGCTGGGTCGCATTGGCCAGGTGGAAGATATTGCTCCTGCCGCTGTGTTCTTCGCCTCCAAGGACGCTTCATGGATTACTGGCGAGACCCTGGTAATCGCCGGCGGCCTGCGGTGA
- a CDS encoding MBL fold metallo-hydrolase yields the protein MPKPSAYTEPMITQSATETVTQSCQSCSTVEPARFKVFYDEQCEVCQAGVSWLRVLDSKAQIDPQPITETSVTDCGLPLEECLRQLHVLEPDGTVQIGWGAVCRLARLFPSTRLIGVLGQLIGLRWFGDLAYGFVARNRYTLSKCRGGACRVAKPERVRNQAKLTPFWSCYTLGFLLRLPLVCWAGLSSALERIATFLRTRQKRIEILDGKLIVLILNGFLPNAVPLLFGELFTAIIYDGAAIDPGSPKMRSSLKRHIAKLRSPVLAVVATHAHEEHVGNLNWLSDVVGAPLYVSSLTAKFLMPFKKLPWVRAAIIGQPPDLKHPFQLLEGKLKTQNGELEVIAAPGHSDDHIVLYDPAEKLLLAGDAFMGTYFATPNPDVDSRKWLATLEQLSELEVEILVEGHGHIHTMRRDVPDFPGVVIRQDPKAAILEKLEYMRWLQQQIEAGLSEGLPLRAVEASCFPWSRRSSWETCATDECIRLLSLGHFSRTELVRSFVRGDQDLLPKVFEVRLHCD from the coding sequence ATGCCAAAGCCTTCCGCTTACACTGAGCCCATGATCACGCAGTCGGCCACGGAGACCGTTACTCAATCTTGTCAATCTTGCTCCACTGTCGAGCCAGCCAGGTTCAAGGTTTTTTATGACGAGCAGTGTGAGGTCTGCCAGGCTGGCGTTTCCTGGTTGAGGGTCCTTGATAGCAAGGCCCAGATCGATCCGCAGCCAATAACCGAAACCTCGGTCACCGACTGCGGGCTACCTTTGGAAGAGTGCCTGCGGCAACTGCACGTTCTCGAGCCAGATGGGACGGTTCAAATTGGCTGGGGAGCTGTCTGTCGGTTAGCTAGACTATTTCCTTCTACACGGCTTATCGGCGTCCTGGGACAACTGATAGGGCTTCGTTGGTTCGGTGACCTCGCCTACGGATTTGTTGCCCGAAACAGGTACACGCTTAGCAAATGTCGAGGAGGAGCGTGTCGCGTCGCGAAGCCAGAGAGGGTACGGAATCAGGCGAAGTTAACACCGTTCTGGTCCTGTTACACCTTGGGCTTCCTGCTGCGCTTGCCGCTCGTCTGCTGGGCAGGATTGTCGAGCGCGCTTGAAAGAATCGCCACATTCCTCCGTACCCGTCAAAAGAGAATCGAAATTCTAGATGGCAAGCTCATCGTTCTGATCCTGAACGGATTCCTGCCCAATGCCGTCCCGCTGCTATTTGGGGAGCTATTCACGGCAATCATCTACGATGGAGCGGCAATTGATCCTGGATCTCCAAAGATGCGGAGTTCCCTCAAGAGACACATCGCGAAATTGCGCTCTCCGGTCCTTGCAGTTGTCGCTACTCATGCTCACGAAGAGCACGTTGGAAACCTGAATTGGTTATCTGATGTGGTAGGTGCTCCCCTGTACGTTTCATCGCTGACGGCAAAGTTTCTGATGCCCTTCAAGAAACTGCCTTGGGTACGAGCCGCGATCATAGGTCAACCGCCTGATCTTAAGCATCCGTTTCAACTCCTCGAGGGCAAGCTTAAGACTCAAAACGGAGAACTCGAAGTTATCGCTGCACCTGGACACTCTGACGATCACATCGTGCTGTACGATCCAGCCGAAAAGTTGCTGCTTGCCGGAGACGCCTTCATGGGCACGTATTTCGCAACACCGAACCCGGATGTTGATAGTCGAAAATGGCTGGCGACACTTGAGCAACTATCGGAACTTGAGGTCGAGATACTCGTTGAAGGTCACGGTCATATCCACACCATGCGCCGCGATGTACCAGATTTCCCCGGAGTTGTGATTCGCCAGGATCCGAAAGCGGCCATTCTCGAGAAATTGGAGTACATGCGATGGCTCCAGCAGCAGATCGAGGCCGGACTGAGCGAGGGGCTGCCGCTCAGGGCCGTCGAAGCAAGCTGTTTCCCTTGGTCTCGTCGCTCGTCGTGGGAAACGTGCGCCACCGACGAATGTATTCGCCTGCTGAGCTTGGGACACTTCTCACGCACGGAGCTGGTCCGCAGCTTTGTCCGGGGCGACCAGGACCTGTTACCCAAAGTCTTCGAAGTACGCCTTCACTGCGACTAG